A single Bacteroidales bacterium DNA region contains:
- a CDS encoding outer membrane beta-barrel protein, whose protein sequence is MRKLAISIITILMLGNVYVAKAQGCGDAPSDEGVQVFGFLQAQYEQQFQDETKSTFSFERARIGVQGMIPYDFTYYVVVEYSPYISPNPYLLDAYVGYTRYKWIKASVGSFKTPMGLEASMPCNGLITVYRSTATMQMVAPFRDLGLVFMGGDAKTKFQYSLAIMNGSGLKVEDNNKKKDIVTRVLYRPWEFLQVGGNFRYGYPSYNNNEDSRTTYGIELKANHKNWTLLGEYLADEGDYNRDLGGGCSGELLALGEERSGGWAALAYKTKWEIEPVIKYDFFDSGNAAEYKESNITFGVNYFPNDWVRLQANYIYRTEEPTELMNDAFVIQIQAKF, encoded by the coding sequence ATGAGAAAATTAGCAATTTCAATAATTACCATCCTGATGCTTGGCAATGTTTACGTTGCCAAAGCTCAGGGTTGTGGCGATGCTCCGTCTGACGAAGGTGTGCAGGTGTTTGGTTTTTTACAGGCACAATATGAGCAGCAGTTTCAGGATGAGACGAAAAGCACCTTTTCATTTGAACGCGCACGCATCGGAGTTCAGGGTATGATCCCTTACGATTTTACCTACTATGTGGTTGTTGAATACAGCCCTTACATTTCTCCCAATCCTTACCTTCTCGATGCCTATGTGGGTTACACACGATACAAATGGATAAAGGCTTCCGTAGGGTCATTCAAAACACCTATGGGACTGGAGGCCAGTATGCCATGTAATGGTTTGATCACGGTTTACCGTTCAACTGCAACTATGCAAATGGTGGCGCCATTCCGCGATTTAGGTTTGGTTTTTATGGGTGGCGATGCCAAAACCAAATTTCAATATTCACTGGCCATCATGAACGGTAGCGGATTAAAGGTGGAAGATAACAACAAAAAGAAGGACATTGTAACGAGAGTTCTTTACAGGCCTTGGGAATTCCTGCAGGTTGGAGGTAATTTCAGGTATGGATATCCCTCCTACAATAACAATGAGGATAGCCGGACAACTTATGGTATTGAGCTGAAAGCAAATCACAAAAACTGGACTTTGTTGGGTGAATACCTGGCAGATGAGGGAGACTATAACCGTGATCTTGGCGGTGGTTGCAGTGGCGAACTACTTGCACTTGGCGAAGAGAGAAGTGGGGGTTGGGCAGCATTGGCCTATAAAACCAAATGGGAAATAGAACCTGTAATTAAGTATGATTTCTTTGATTCAGGAAATGCTGCAGAATACAAGGAATCCAACATTACATTTGGAGTAAATTATTTCCCGAATGATTGGGTAAGATTGCAGGCCAACTACATCTATCGCACTGAGGAACCCACCGAATTAATGAACGATGCTTTTGTAATTCAAATTCAGGCTAAATTTTAA